A single window of Pristis pectinata isolate sPriPec2 chromosome 8, sPriPec2.1.pri, whole genome shotgun sequence DNA harbors:
- the jpt2 gene encoding jupiter microtubule associated homolog 2 isoform X2, with protein MTSTSTFQGLEDRPNSRVLKPPGGGSSNIFGVPEEPPSKPHKMASNIFGPPEEISLPKRSNPPGGKDSGIFSEANPVPSQQSAIPASGKSTDIFGGPAPSTAVRAHPNKPKDTNIFSGYDDENDEVKAAEQGEQSEEKDEEKQMKEKPKEPTVDDHEPRLGPRPRSHNKVTQPPGGRSTFSLF; from the exons GGTGCTTAAACCACCCGGTGGTGGTTCTAGTAACATATTTGGTGTTCCTGAAGAACCACCCAGCAAACCTCACAAGATGGCATCTAATATTTTTGGACCACCAGAAGAAATCTCATTGCCAAAAAGATCCAATCCTCCAG GTGGAAAAGACAGTGGGATTTTCAGTGAAGCCAATCCTGTTCCTTCACAGCAAAGTGCCATTCCAGCCAGTGGGAAAAGTACTGACATCTTTGGGGGACCAGCTCCTTCAACTGCAGTCCGTGCTCATCCAAATAAACCAAAG GACACCAACATATTCTCAGGGTATGATGATGAAAATGATGAAGTGAAAG CTGCAGAACAAGGAGAACAGAGTGAAGAAAAAGATGAAGAGAAGCAAATGAAAGAAAAGCCAAAAGAACCTACAGTGGATGATCATGAACCTCGTCTTGGTCCACGCCCACGATCCCATAACAAGGTCACTCAACCTCCTGGTGGAAGATCCACATTTTCATTGTTCTAA